The genomic stretch TCGTCGCGGCAGAAGACATCATCGGGATTGGCATCGAAAACCATTGCGCTGTTTGCTTTAAGGATGAGGAATATCGGGTGATTGCGGCCAATAAAGATGCGAAGGCGTATAAGGTTTACCGAGGGACCAATGTTCAAAGAATGATGCTCGATTCTTCAAGTGCAGCTAAATGGAAAAGCGGTGAGGATCATTGAAGCCAAAAAAGCGAACGAAACTGAGAATTGCGTTAGGGAAAGGCTACTATACTTTGAAAACGTATGCGGATTGGTATTTCGGGCGCACGAACTATGCAAGCAGGCCCTTCTTAGAAGGAGAGTCTTCAGCGAAAAAGATTTAAGGAGGTGAGCGGTTATTCCGCTAGAAACGTTTCAATTTCCGTTCTTTGGGACGGATCGGACGATTCGGGTGTATGTGCCGAAAATCCTTAAGCAAGAATGTCCTGTGTTGTACATGCATGACGGGCAGAACGTGTTTACCGACGACGGGGCGATTGGCGGCGAATCTTTGCGGTTGAAGTCGTACTTGGAGGAAACAGAGATGCCGCTGATCGTTGTTGCGATCGATCTCAATCTCGAAGGGGAAGAGCGCATCAATGAATATTGTCCGTGGCCGAGCGGCGCATTAAGCGGAGAGATCTTTGGTCATGAAAGTAAAGCCGGCGGCAAGGGAAGCGAATATCTCGAAACGATTGTTGTAAAATTGAAGCCGTACATTGACAGCCATTATCGCGCGGCTGCCGACGAAACGTACATGGCAGGCATATCCTTGGGCGGTCTTATCACAACTTACGCGGCGTGTCGCTATCCGAACGTTTTCAAACGAGTTGCTGCGCTCTCTCCTGCTTATTTTCGAAATCAAGAGCAGATCGAGTCGATCATAGCGGGGGCAAACTTGTCCGCATTGGAGAAAATTTATGTGGATTGCGGAACTAACGAGGTGCCGGGAGATGCCGAGAAAAGCCAAAAGTTCGCCGAAAGCATCCGATCCGTGTATCACTTATTGCAGTCCAAAGGGCTGGATTCGCGATTTGAACAAATAGAGGGAGCCGAGCACAACTACGTCGCCTTTCGAAAACGCATGCCAAAAGTATTGGCATCCATACAAGGAGGCATTTGATTGTTCCACATACGCATACGGCCGACGGCGCTGATCGTTCAAGACGGCAAGGTTTTATTAATAGAGTATGATGACAACGGCATTCATTACAATTTGCCGGGCGGAGGAGCCGAGCCGGGCGAAACGCTCATCAAAGGCGTGAAACGCGAAGTGAAGGAGGAAACGACGGCGGAGGTCGACGTTGGTGCGCTCGCTTTCGTCTATGAATTTGCGCCGCAAAAGCAATCGGGCAACTACAGGCCGGACGACAGGCACGGCATTCATTTTATTTTTCAATGTACGTTAAAAGAAGCCGCCGAGCCGAAACTTCCGCAACAGCCGGATTGTCATCAATCAGCCGTCCAATGGATGCCGATCGATGAGTTGGACAACATATTGCTCATCCCGAATTTACAACAACAGATTAAGGACTACGAGAAGCAACCGACGAAGGTGCCTTTCATCGAGGATCATCAATTGGGGTTATTTTTATAAGCTGTATTTCGGAATATTGGAAAAAATAAAGCTTTAGAAGGAATGCGAAGAATCTTGTCGAACTATTGAATGGGCAATGGCCGACCGTTGTCAAAATAAATCACGAACAGGCAGGTTGAAGGCAATGAAAACTCGGGAAGTTTCGGAACATCTCATAGAACACGCCGCAGCTTTAGCGGAAGAAGTTCTTTCGTTTAACTTGAGCAAAATTGATTTCCCGGTGCCCGAAGCGATCATTGAGCGGGGGAAAGTAACGCAAACCGCATTCATGAGGTTTCTCGGGAACGCTATCACGATGGACAGTTATGATGCAATCACAGACGCTTTTCACGAATGGCATCAAGCGAACGTGAAGTCCGATACTTCGTTGTATGACAAGGTTTCCAGTCTCATTAAACCATATCCGGTATCCCGCTTATTTCTCAACGAAAAGATTTCCGGCATTTGTGCCGACTACGGGTTGTCGCTGGAAGAGGCGGCGAAGATATTGAATCGGCTCAACTATATTCAAGATTTAAGCATTTCCGAATCGATTCTTGCGTTTGAGGCGTATAAAAATTCGATCAACAAGCGGACGCGTGAACAATTAATGGAATTATCCGCACCGGTAGTCGGCTTGAAGGACGGCATTGCCGTCTTGCCGTTGATCGGTTCGGTTGATTTCGAAAGAGCCGAGCACTTTTCGAACAAAGTCATTCCGAAAATTACTCAAATGGACGTGGAAACCTTGATCATTGATTTCTCCGGAATCGTCAGTGTCAACCCTGAGGTGGCCGGCTATTTGTTCAACATAAACAACGTCCTCGTTTTGCTGGGCATTCAAGTGGTTATAACCGGGATGCGTCCGGATTTGGCGAACAGCATCGTTGGCCAAGGCATCAGTTTTAAATCATTTAAGACGTTCCTCAACGTCCGGGAAGCGCTGGAAGCATGGGAAGCGAATAAACTTTAAAATCGGGATGCATGATACATCCTGGTTTTTTTTATGTATCGAAAAATGTGCTCTGGCACCGCGATTCTTGGAAGGTTCCCTTGAAAGCGATTCGCGGGGGGCGTTAAACCGTGTGCTGTCTTTTGTGAACCGCAGTTGGCGAAGCCGTCCGGTTTTCGTTATGATAGGGGGGCACAGCGGATGAAATGGAAATGAGTGATTGACATGACACAACAAGGTGAGACTTTCGTTACGGAAATAAAAAAATTGGATGATAAAGGCTCGGGGCGCGCTTCCGTTTGGCGCGAAAATAAAAAAGGGAATCCGAAAAAATTAAAGCTGACGATTCCGCAGACGCTGCCGGGCGAGAAGGTGCGCGTGACGGTGGACCAACCGGAGCGCAGGCGCCGAAAAGCGATGCCGGAGGAGATCGTCGAAGCGCACCCGGAACGGGTCGCACCCGCATGCCGCCATTTTGAAAAATGCGGCGGCTGCGTCTGGCAGCATTGGTCTTATGCGGCGCAATTGCAGCATAAGACCGAGCATGTACGGGCGGCGATCAAAGCCGAAGGCTTTGAT from Bacillales bacterium encodes the following:
- a CDS encoding NUDIX domain-containing protein; translation: MFHIRIRPTALIVQDGKVLLIEYDDNGIHYNLPGGGAEPGETLIKGVKREVKEETTAEVDVGALAFVYEFAPQKQSGNYRPDDRHGIHFIFQCTLKEAAEPKLPQQPDCHQSAVQWMPIDELDNILLIPNLQQQIKDYEKQPTKVPFIEDHQLGLFL
- a CDS encoding STAS domain-containing protein, giving the protein MKTREVSEHLIEHAAALAEEVLSFNLSKIDFPVPEAIIERGKVTQTAFMRFLGNAITMDSYDAITDAFHEWHQANVKSDTSLYDKVSSLIKPYPVSRLFLNEKISGICADYGLSLEEAAKILNRLNYIQDLSISESILAFEAYKNSINKRTREQLMELSAPVVGLKDGIAVLPLIGSVDFERAEHFSNKVIPKITQMDVETLIIDFSGIVSVNPEVAGYLFNINNVLVLLGIQVVITGMRPDLANSIVGQGISFKSFKTFLNVREALEAWEANKL
- a CDS encoding alpha/beta hydrolase-fold protein, which translates into the protein MPLETFQFPFFGTDRTIRVYVPKILKQECPVLYMHDGQNVFTDDGAIGGESLRLKSYLEETEMPLIVVAIDLNLEGEERINEYCPWPSGALSGEIFGHESKAGGKGSEYLETIVVKLKPYIDSHYRAAADETYMAGISLGGLITTYAACRYPNVFKRVAALSPAYFRNQEQIESIIAGANLSALEKIYVDCGTNEVPGDAEKSQKFAESIRSVYHLLQSKGLDSRFEQIEGAEHNYVAFRKRMPKVLASIQGGI